The region CGTGGATATCTTTGCTTCGGAACAAAACAATTAGAATAGAATTAGGCTCGGTCAACTGGAATGTGTATTATCCATATATTATCCATATAGGGGATCCTCCAGTTGAGAAGATCCATCGACCTGAGACGAAGAGAAAGGTCTATCTATTTTATTTAGTTATTCAGTTAAACCAATGATTCGTTATTGGAGCAGATAGCAACAACCATTTCATCCGACATGCGTATTTTTGATTTTCCAATGGATTTACATCTTTCATTAATGGAAATTTTTTGATGTAGTGAGTAATAGCTCTGGTTGTTCGCTGTTCAAGAATTCTTGTTTAGGCAGTTCATACCATCCATACATAGTGTTTTGATCTAAGATTTCAATTCTTCCATGTTTCAGCAGTAGCATATTGTTTCATGGAGCTAAGGTCCAAAATATGGAAGAAACAGGTGTTTCCACAACTCTACCACCCAGTCAATTCCGTTCCACTTAATCCCTATTTCATGACCACATATCTTTCCGGCTAAGTAATGGGAAACCTTTCTCCTCTTACATGAATCCAATTTTCATTTCATCCGGGAAAAGCCATCTTTTTCTCAACAATGTCTTTGTCATTTGATCCAATAGTCTTCCGTTAGATAGGAACAGATTTGATAAATACTGATAACTCTCGGATGGAGTATTAGAACGGAAAAATCCATTAGCATTAGATAATGAACTATTGGTTCTAAGCCATCTCTGGCGATGAATCAATAATTCGAAGTGCTTTTCTTGCGTATTCTTGATAAACCAGCGTTTATATATAGATGTAGGAGGATCTGTTTGGGAAGTAAGAAGCCCCTTTGACATCTCTTCATCTGCAAAGAATTCTCGGTGTGAAAACACAGAGACAAAGGGCTGATCTTTGAATAGGAAAAAGAGTGGATCCGCAGGATCCCAAATGAATTGGCTTATTCGAAAAAAGCCTTGTTCTTTGGAAGATCTATCTCGTGCCTGGTACTGCATGGTTCCACTCTGCAAGAACGCCGAATCATTCTCTTGAAGCTCATCCTTTTCATCATAAATGATCCGCTTGCCCCGAAATGACCCGGCCCAATAGGGAAATCCCAATTCATTTGGCCTTTCGATACAATCAAATAGAAAGCCCCAAGGGCGCCATATCCTAGGAGCCCAAACTATGTGATTGAATAAATCCTCCTCTATCTGTTGCGGGTCGAGTACTCCTTCTCCTTCCCCTTCTTCAAACTCCGATTCGTATTTTTCATAGAGATTTCTCTGATCAACGATAGAACAAGATCCATTTTGCATCATATATAAGGGATTCCCCGGCTCGGACCGAAGAAGCAATGTCACTCGATCATTATCAAACTGACCGCAATCTTTTTCTGTCCGTGAGGATCCCACCAGAGCGCCTTCTACTTCTAATAGGCCATGAACTAGATCAGAATCATTCTCAACGAACCCATAAGAAGTGATCCCATTTTTTTCATCGGGTCCGGGTAGAGACCAAAGGTCTTGAGCGACCGATCCGGCAGAACAACTCAAAAGATAAAGAAGTATCGTTAATTTCTTCATGCTCGTTCCAAGCTCGAAGTACCATTTGTACAAATAAGAATCCCCTTCGTTACATGATTTCTTCTTCATATAGATAGATATAGGATCTAAGGGGCAATTACTTAGAAGTACATTTTGTACAACAGCCCTTCCTATCTGATAGAAAAGGATCCCATGATCCTGAACCGATCTTACCTGGGATCGCAAATCCCAAGTTTGTCTATGAAGAGCAGATCTAATTGTATTAGTGTCTATAATTGATTTCTTCTGTGTAATACTAATCGATAGGGCCTCATTGGTAAGTGCTACAAGATCTCGTGCATTGGAACCCACGGTTATGGACCCGAATCCATTAGTATGGAACATTTTCTTTTCCAAGTGAAATCCCCTAGTATATGAAAGAGTGAAAAAGTGCTTTCGTTGTTGTGGAATAAGAAGCCTTCGTATCTTAATACATGTATTTAATTTATTCGGGGCTATTAGAGTGGGATCCACTTTTTGGGGAATATGAGTCGAAGCAATAACAAGAATATTTCTAGTGGAACATCTTTCACAATCCTTGGAGAGATAGTTCACTAATAGACCGAGGGATAAGTAATTCGCCTCATTCACATCCAGATCATGAATGTTTGGAATCCATATTATGCAAGGAGACATTGCTTTTGCTAGTTCGAATTGAAGGGTGATATAAAATCGGTCTATTTCCGACATCATATCCATAGTTAACGCATTCATCATAGTTAGAAGCTCCAGCTCCGTATCAAGGTCACGATCAATAGCGTCACTATCATCAATAGCGTCACTAGCATCAATATCGTCACTAGCATCAATATCGTCACTATCATCAATATCGATATCATCAATAAGAAAACCTTTAAGCTTGTTATCCAGGAACTTGTTCAGAAATACTGTAATGAAAGGAACATAGGAGTTTGTCGCTAGGTATTTGAACAAATAGGATCGTCCGGTTCCTATAGAACCTATCACTAAAATACCCCTAGAGGGAGATAGGGCTAAGCGGAGCGAAAAGGGTTTTCCACGAGACGGGAAATGAAAACTATTAGCCCCACACGAAGTTTGTGAATAAGTGATTGTCTGATAATGAGCAAGGAATATCCGCCTTTCTGCTAAACAGGATGTATTGAACTCATAATTCATTAGATACTTTTTATGAATGTCAACTAAGTATCGTAAGTAAATTGGTCCCGGTTGTTCAATCATTTGATAACCAGAGTCATTCTTTGATAAATGATCACTATGAGTCAGACTCAATAGAATTTGATCAATCCTTTTTTCTGTCGTTAAGGTGGAGAACTGAACCAAGAATTCTCTTTCTTTATCATCAATCGAATCACTGTTCGCGACCCAGGATTCTATTTTCTCATCAATCCAATCACCGCTCACGTTTTTTCTTTTTCTTATCAATGAATAGATCTCTTTACTTGTATGACTTAGATGTCTCGTATTTCTCGAAAAAATGATTCGATTGATGGGATTTGGTATGATACTTATGAGATCGATGATATCGATGAGATTGATATTCAAATATTTCTTCTTAGAACGTATTGATTTGACCCCATAAGCGGGACCACCACCCCATAGCATGTTGCCGCCAAAAGCAGAACCCCGTATTTCTTCTAGAGAATCTCCTAATTGTTCCAGAGCAACTAGAAAGAGATTCTTTAACCAGAAAGAATTCAGTTCAGATGTAGGATACCTATCCAGAAGTTTTCGCAACTCAATCATGTATGATGGAATCATCAAAGATTTGACCTTTTCGAACTCTGTCTGTAACTCACTATAGGCTCGGGAAACAAAGAGAAGATGTGTACGAACGAGATATCCAGCAACAAGAAGAAGGAAAAGGATTGAATAGAGGAACTCCTGAACATTTGGCGATCTCAGATGTGTCGATATCAATGGTGACTCATTATTTCGATGAATCATTTCTTCGGACAGAAGAAAATTATGTAAACACTTACTCGAAATCTCACTTATCAGATTCCATTGTGGAAGACACAATTTTTTCTGAAGAATTCGCCATGATATATCTGATCCATGCATAATATCATGAAAAATGGATACAAATTTTTGACTGCTACTTAGTATCGGCAATAGGTCTGAAAAAGTATCTAAAAATATCAAATTTAGATATTTGTACCCTGTCGAAGTAAGGAACCATGGCATATATGTTTGGAATAGATTCCGTTTTGAGAGAGTTGAAAAAGCACTATCTCGTTGAAAGGTTCTATACATCCACCCTTTCTCAACGCATTTCTTTAGACAAAGACTCCGTTTTTTCCGCTTTTCGGATGGTAAATATTTCTCAGAACATGGAGTGTGAATCAAACCCATGTTTGAATTGAAATTGAGATACTGATGCAAGTTCTTCTCTTCTGAATCAGATGGATTCATATCTGAAAGAGGTTGACAATAAGTTCTTTCAAAATTGACTATTTGTCCCTCTGTTAGAGGTGTTCCAGAAATGTCTGCAATCGAGTAAATAGCTCTACGAACTAATGGATCGGATCGAATTGCAAACTGGAAAGATTTGTACAAGTTATACCTTTCGTCACCACTTTGTGGAAAATCATTAGATATGAATATGTTAGATACCTGCGACTCGATTGGTGAAGGTGAAATAGTATCTCTCCCCAAAAAAGCATGTTTTTTTTTACCACCGCACAAAGAAAATATTTTGTTGCGAATGAACAAGATATTGAGGAATTGTCCATACGTAAAATCATAATTATTGATACGGGCCTTTTCCACATAAAAAGGGAATCTTTTGTTACAATAGAAGCAGAAGTGATGTGGATTATTCAAGAATCGAAGTCGATTTGCTTTATAAAAAGAAGATATCAATGAACTTCTATGAAATGGTTTCACGGGATTCAGCCAATTGTCTTGATCGTGGGATATCATTGAGAAATCCATGTTATCAAAAGATTTCCTGCGATTATTTCTAGTATGGAATGAGTCAATCATCCACTTTGGTATCTTATTGACCAAAAATGGTGATATTGTTCCTCCATTGATCAAGAATTTCGGTTTTTGAGAAGTATTATGATCATCCAATAAGAAAGGTTTCAATTTTTTCAAATGAACGATTTGAAGACCTATTGATTCTAACAACTGATTGCAAAGTTGATCATTCGGACCTTTCAATTCATAGATGTGGATCTCAGACCTATGAATGGGGATATTCCCGAAACTCACAAAGAAAAAAGGAAGTGAGTTAGACAAAAAGAGAAGCAACTTGGACAAAAAGAGAAGTAACTTGGACAAAAAGAAACGAAGTGACTTAGACAAATCTTTTTTGTCGATAACCTCAGACCAATCAATCGAATATTGATTAATACGTAATCGATCGAACACTACTTGAAAACGGCTCTTCTGCTCAGAAACGAAATGTTCCAAATGCTCCTGGAAATTCT is a window of Gossypium hirsutum chloroplast, complete genome DNA encoding:
- the ycf2 gene encoding Ycf2 (hypothetical protein RF2), coding for MKGHQFKSWIFELREILREIKNSHYFLDSWTQFNSVGSFIHIFFHQERFIKLLDPRIWSILLSRNSQGSTSNRYFTIKGVVLFVVAVLIYRINNRNMVERKNLYLTGLLPIPMNSIGPRNDTLEESFGSSNINRLIVSLLYLPKGKKISESCFLDPKESTWVLPITKKCIMPESNRGSRWWRNWIGKKRDSSCKISNETVAGIEISFKEKDIKYLEFLFVYYMDDSIRKDHDWELFDRLSPSKRRNIINLNSGQLFEILVKDWICYLMFAFREKIPIEVEGFFKQQGAGSTIQSNDIEHVSHLFSRGKWAISLQNCAQFHMWQFRQDLFVSWGKNPHESDFLRNISRENWIWLDNVWLVNRDRFFSKVRNVSSNIQYDSTRSSFVQVTDSRQLKGSSDQSRDRFDSISNEDSEYHTLINQREIQQLKERSILWDPSFLQTERTEIESDRFPKCLSGYSSMSRLFTEREKRMNNHLLPEEIEEFLGNPTRSIRSFFSDRWSELHLGSNPTERSTRDQKLLKKEQDVSFVPSRRSENKEIVNIFKIITYLQNTVSIHPISSDPGCDMVPKDELGSSNKISFLNKNPFFDLFHLFHDQNRRGYTLHHDFESEERFQEMADLFTLSITEPDLVYYKGFAFSIDSYGLDQKQFLNEVFNSRDESKKKSLSALPPIFYEENESFYRRIRKKWVRISCGNDLEDPKPKIVVFASNNIMEAVNQDRLIRNLIQIQYSTYGYIRNVLNRFIKKNRSDRNFEYGIQRDQIGNDTLNHRTIMKYTINQHLSNLKKSQKKWFDPLILISRTERSMNRDPNAYRYKWSNGSKNFQEHLEHFVSEQKSRFQVVFDRLRINQYSIDWSEVIDKKDLSKSLRFFLSKLLLFLSKLLLFLSNSLPFFFVSFGNIPIHRSEIHIYELKGPNDQLCNQLLESIGLQIVHLKKLKPFLLDDHNTSQKPKFLINGGTISPFLVNKIPKWMIDSFHTRNNRRKSFDNMDFSMISHDQDNWLNPVKPFHRSSLISSFYKANRLRFLNNPHHFCFYCNKRFPFYVEKARINNYDFTYGQFLNILFIRNKIFSLCGGKKKHAFLGRDTISPSPIESQVSNIFISNDFPQSGDERYNLYKSFQFAIRSDPLVRRAIYSIADISGTPLTEGQIVNFERTYCQPLSDMNPSDSEEKNLHQYLNFNSNMGLIHTPCSEKYLPSEKRKKRSLCLKKCVEKGWMYRTFQRDSAFSTLSKRNLFQTYMPWFLTSTGYKYLNLIFLDTFSDLLPILSSSQKFVSIFHDIMHGSDISWRILQKKLCLPQWNLISEISSKCLHNFLLSEEMIHRNNESPLISTHLRSPNVQEFLYSILFLLLVAGYLVRTHLLFVSRAYSELQTEFEKVKSLMIPSYMIELRKLLDRYPTSELNSFWLKNLFLVALEQLGDSLEEIRGSAFGGNMLWGGGPAYGVKSIRSKKKYLNINLIDIIDLISIIPNPINRIIFSRNTRHLSHTSKEIYSLIRKRKNVSGDWIDEKIESWVANSDSIDDKEREFLVQFSTLTTEKRIDQILLSLTHSDHLSKNDSGYQMIEQPGPIYLRYLVDIHKKYLMNYEFNTSCLAERRIFLAHYQTITYSQTSCGANSFHFPSRGKPFSLRLALSPSRGILVIGSIGTGRSYLFKYLATNSYVPFITVFLNKFLDNKLKGFLIDDIDIDDSDDIDASDDIDASDAIDDSDAIDRDLDTELELLTMMNALTMDMMSEIDRFYITLQFELAKAMSPCIIWIPNIHDLDVNEANYLSLGLLVNYLSKDCERCSTRNILVIASTHIPQKVDPTLIAPNKLNTCIKIRRLLIPQQRKHFFTLSYTRGFHLEKKMFHTNGFGSITVGSNARDLVALTNEALSISITQKKSIIDTNTIRSALHRQTWDLRSQVRSVQDHGILFYQIGRAVVQNVLLSNCPLDPISIYMKKKSCNEGDSYLYKWYFELGTSMKKLTILLYLLSCSAGSVAQDLWSLPGPDEKNGITSYGFVENDSDLVHGLLEVEGALVGSSRTEKDCGQFDNDRVTLLLRSEPGNPLYMMQNGSCSIVDQRNLYEKYESEFEEGEGEGVLDPQQIEEDLFNHIVWAPRIWRPWGFLFDCIERPNELGFPYWAGSFRGKRIIYDEKDELQENDSAFLQSGTMQYQARDRSSKEQGFFRISQFIWDPADPLFFLFKDQPFVSVFSHREFFADEEMSKGLLTSQTDPPTSIYKRWFIKNTQEKHFELLIHRQRWLRTNSSLSNANGFFRSNTPSESYQYLSNLFLSNGRLLDQMTKTLLRKRWLFPDEMKIGFM